ACAAGAACTGCTTCAGTGTTTGGCTACAGAATCAGAAGCTAAGTGCCAGTAAATCTACTAGTGTCAAGTTCTGCCACTCAGACACTCCAGAGAACAGATAAATGTGATAAATTTTGAATGAGCTCAAGCTGCAGCACTACAGTAGTAATCACCTTTCATCAAATCAAGAAGCCAATAGAAAGTTGAAGAATAGGTACTTTTGTTTAATTCTGTAAAACTTCACAATCACCCCCTAATTTTTACCTCATCATATAATTCCATCTTTCATCAGCTCTCTCTGCAGAAATACTTCAGTTCTTCAGGGCATGTTTTCATCCTCTGTTCAGACTTTGCTTGCACAGCTTTGAGGTGAGACAGACAACACCAAGCAGTGTTACAGAGTGCCTTTTGCACTCCAGCCTCCACCACTGGAAAGGCAAAGTGCTCCCTTAAGCCAGCCAACAGcattcagctgctgtgctgatcAGGCATTTCTACCAACCTGCCCACTCTGGGAGCACAGGCAAACACAGTCAATACTAGGAGTGAAGATTGCTGGAACTGCAGTGTTTTGGAGAGGGGAGTTCAAGGTATTTAGTTGACTGGCTGCACCTATCAGGCTAGTCTAGCAAATATCTGCAGCCTTACAACAAAAAGTATCCCATAGTCTACAGCAGTACTCACCTTGCTATGCCTCTACTccagttaaaaggaaaaaaaaaaaagaagacaggtAGAGCTTTATAACAGAGCTTTTATAACAGTTAGCATGTCAGGTAATAAGatataaacatataaattaCCATAGTGGACAAAACAAGCCTTACTTTATAATTGCAAATTACACACAGCCctaatcatagaatcatgaaatcattaaggctggaaaagacctccaagatcattaaGCCCAACCTCTGACCAATTACCACCATGTCAAGCGTAGGAGTAAGTACCATGTCCAGTTGTTTTCTGAATGCCTCCAAGGGTGGTGACTGTACCAaccccctgggcagcccattccaatgcttaactAACCTTCCTGTGAAAAAATACTTCCCAATACCCAGCCTgaacttcccctggcacagcatgaggccatttcttctcaTCCTGCTGATACTTGCCtggagaagaggccaacccccaCTACACAACAACCTTCTTTCATGTAGTTGTGGAGGGCAACAAGGTCTCCCCCGAGCTTCCCGTTCTTTTGGGTGAGCCAtgcttctccaggagaatgctgtggcACCAAGGGCTTTACTGAAGTCCATGTAGTCATgtccacagcctttccctcatgCAATGGGCAGGttacctggtcataaaaggagatcaggttAGTCAAGAAGGGCCTGCCTTTCCTAAATCCATGCTATGGCCTAATCCCCTGGTTGTATTGTACATACTAATAAACTAGCAAATGCAACTTAGTGCCCAAGCTTCTTCATAAGCTGCCCAAAAGGGCAACTAAGATGAGGTGGTAAAGTTTCCACCTACATTATGGTAGAAAAGAGTTACGCTCtaaactgaaatttattttaaaaacaatgtgGATAGATAAAGCACACTTGTTTCATAtttcacagaatagtttggatGGGAAGTGACCTTCAaggtcatccagttccaacctcTCTACCACTGGCAGGGATAacttccactagatcaggttgctcagggctccaTCTAACCCATCTAATCCattgaatgcttccagggatggggcacacacagcttctctgggcagcctatgccagtgcctcaccactctcaccataaaaaaattcttcctagTATATAATCTAAACCTAGtctctttcattttgaagccaCTCCCCCTTGTCCTCACCTTTCTAAGAAGTCCCTTACAATATCCTTGTAAGAAGTCTCTCACCATCTTTCTTGTAGACTCTCTTCAAGTACTGGAAGACTACAATTTAGTCACTCCAAAGTCTTGTCtaggctgaacaatcccaattctttcagcctttcctcataggagaggtgctctaGTCCCCTCCATCAGCTTGGTAACCCTCCCCTGAACCGGCCTGATTGctaggagaaaggaaaaaacaatgaGAAGGGGCGGGGAGGAAGgtaaaaaaaacaagagaaaaccaGGGAACAGCAATGCCCAGCACCAGGGGTTAAGTAAGTACTGTTAAACTTTGCCCCACTCAAGACTCTCCGCAAGGGCTCcaacaccacacacacacagctgccaCAGCAACACGGGCGACATGCGAGCTTCCCGCACTTCCGAGAGCAGAGAAACCTCCTCCTTTCCCCGCCCAGCCGGCCGAGcgcagcccagagctgccaaggACTGACATGGCGGCTGCGCCCTCACGGCCCCGCGCAGCGCATGCCCCACCACTaccgccgcccgcccgcggcgcgCTCTGACGCGGGGAGCGTAAACAAAGCGGCGCCCTGTGGGAAGAGGGAAGCGCTACGTGCAGGAAGAGGGAGCCTCCATCTTAGGCGCTCGTCGCGGCGGCGGGATGGCGACGGATGGCCGGGAGGAGAAGGGTATGTGGCGGTAGAGAGGGGGGCAAGCGTTAGGCCCCGGGGAAGGGGGAAGGCTCAGGCGGGGATCGGGCCCCCGCCTGAgccttcccccctccccgggGCCACCTTGGAAGCTGGTGCTGGGCCTTCAGCCGGGGGACTTGCGTCTCCTCCGGGGAAGCGGAGGGGCGGCGAGGTCAGGGATGACCCTTCGAGGATGATTTTGTTTTTTGCGGAAGCGCTGCCTGTGTTTTGTTGGGGAGCAGGAGGTAATAGGGCCCCTCGTACTTTGGTGTCCCGGCAGCAGCGGGCTCGGGGCAAGGTGACTCGAGCAGCGCGAAGAGGGAGAAGTTCGTGGGCCGTAAGTTTTACATCATCGACAGCGAGTTACTGCAGGTTATGTTTTCGCAAAAAgtatttgctatttttattgcggctttttgtttctgcttggATTGCTAGGCcgttttggttttgggtttttttgcacgGTTTTCTGTGGGGGGATGTAGTTACTTTAGTAAGCAGAAATTTGTGTTGGAATCTTTGCCGATTGTTGCTCGGCTTTTTGCAGTGAGCTGTGAATTCTGGGCACTGTGGGTAAATAAATTTGAGTAAGAGGAATCGGACGATTTCAGAGTCATTACtctggaataataataataatctagGGCAATTAGTGTCGAATAATAGAATCACAGCTCTTATGAGTGGCTACCGCTATCCACGGAAGCCGAAGTGATCCGCATCTTATCTGTGAGATTATGTCAGTCAGTCCTCACGAAATAACCTCTTTAAGAGCCAAACCAGAGTTAGGTGTAGCAGATTGCCATTTGGTGCTTAGTCGCAGAGAGTCTGCGGAGTTATAACAAAGGGCAAAGTATCACTAGGGTAGTGTGGCTTGGATTGCATTCATTTGGATTTCTGTGGAGAGTAATGCTTCCTGTAAAGCCTTTTGCAGGATATGTGTCCACAAAATGGCTTTGTTGGAGTGGTAAAGGTTTGCTGTCTGgtatttattttgaaactaTATGACATGGAAAATTCCCAGTAGATTTTGTCAGAGctgataaataaaattattgatgGTGCCTGATCCTTAGTGGTATTATTGTAAGACTGGTAGATTGGGATATGATCAGGTTGCGTCAGAACAGATCTGATCGCCCACTGTGGATGAGCCGTGAATTTGAAATGTTTGCTGTTGTCATCTATAAATTTCTGTTCGTATAAGTATTTATCCACTTgggctggaattttttttagtgtttgttAATCGCTGCCAGTGGTCAAgttatatttttactttaatttgtttttaattatttctcatGTGAAAGGGGTTATTTTGACTGAATAACAAGTGTTGATGCACATTTGCAGCTAAACTGATTTCTGCTGTAAGTGCTCCCATTGGAAGAGAAATGCCATTTTACcactttaaaaaagcaaaaataaggCTTGCAGACCTGTTTAGTTTTAGATCACAGGGCCTTATTTCTTTTGTGTGCCAAATCGGATTTTTCCTTGGACCCTTCCAGTAGTTCTAATTCTCCTGGGCAGCAGACGAAATGGCCTCCCAGGCTACCTTCCTGCTATTTTGGGTGAGTTAAATTTGTTCATGGAAGGATCCCACAAAAGACAAGCAGCAGGAGAGCCCTGTTGGGAGTATCTGTCACAGAAAGAACTCATTTGGTCCCTCCCTCTTCTGTGGTGATGGACTATAAAACACCTGTCCTCtgccatttttctgtttctgcttttgtgtttttgctGATAGCTCTCTGAGATAATTTGGCTCTTCAGGTTGAACACTGACAGTGGTGGTTCAGTGAGAGAAATGATCTTGTGCAAGTCAGTCAAGCAGCGTATCCAGTGCGAGACAGGAAGCAGGCTGCTAAATGAATCTGGAGATGTGCTTCTAAACAAATCTGGTCGATGTGCCTATAGAAGGGGATGGGGGATCCTGCTCCTGTCTCCTGCACCCTCTTTAACATTCCACCTGCAAATGAGGCCCATCTAACCTGGAAGGGGTTTAGGAGAGAGTGTGTATCAGAGTTGcattttctgttaaattttcCTTCTCATACTTCTGAATGAGCTGATACTGGAGTCTTTTAGCACCTTCCAATGTTGCTGCAGTAGGTAGGTTAAATCTAGTTTACTCAAGTATGCTGTTGTCTCACCAAGAGGGAAACAAATCTAAGGTTCAATACATGTGATTTGAGATGGATGATATGTTTAATTTTCTAATCTCAGTGCACCTCTTTTTCATTAGTGTCCAGTAAAAAACACCTTGTGCTCTAGACTTGCCAAGCTTCCTGTGGACAAGCAGAATGCAAGCCAGGAAATTGCATCCCATGTTTGGCAGTTACACAGCCATGAATCTGACTCTCATATATTTATCAGTTACAGCAAGAATATTTGCTATAGATGTATGTCTACAAAAATAAAGGGCTGTTCCTAAGAGAATTGTGATGCAAGTTTGTGTTGCATTTAAATGCCTGCTAACTGTAAACTGGCAGGGGAAGGTTTGATCCTCTTCACTCTGCACCATTTCCTTTGCATTAGAGACACCAACTGAGCAGTCCAGGGATCACTTATGCATTCCCCTACCACTGAAAGTGTGGAGAAGTGCCACCAGGAAAGTTAGTGCACATGCTGACTTCAGATTTGGTAGTATAGAGTAGAGAGACAATTTTGATActaatttttatatatagtgTGGATTATGTTTGAGGTTTTTCAATATCAAGCtatcaattttattttgtggcTCAGCTCAATATTTTGAGATAGACAAGCTGCCAAACTCTGGAGGACTTAATTGCTGCATTACCTCAGTTTCATGCTGCACTGGAGTCCTTACCTTGTGTCTGCTATGGATATTGTAAACCAGCTGAATCCTTGGAGGTTGctctggtttctttttcctgagcacagaaaatgcaatCAATCACAAAGTGGGAAGAGCTAAGAATTTTGGAGAGATTCcaaaattaatacttttttttttatttttcctttgcatgtTTAGGCTTAGTTCACTGTTTTAAAGTGCTTGGAATATAGATCTGCTACCCTAAAGCTTGTGACTCCTTCTAATAGGATCACCATATATCCCTTTTGGTTTCAGGCAAAGTGAAACAGCCAGAAATtgtgaaagattttaaaattttgtgagCAGGTGTGGTCATTTACTGCCTCTggcattaattttctttaacatTTGCCCTTCTGATcaagttgtggggttttttttcagaacaacTCAGAGTTGATGATGCAGCaaataaatactgttttctccattatgttttttctatttgttaGTGAACCACAAAACCCACCATTCTAACACAGCGAATTCATCATGTGAGTTTCAGAATTTTGCAGAGATAAGGGTCCCTTCTCTTTACTAATGGCCCTCAGACTACCTCTTGGTCTCcctttttctaaaattttatgTTCAGCTTTCGTTTGTAGGTCAGCTTTTCTGAAAAGCTTTTGTGACATGAGGAGCCAACTTGGACCTTGTTTAGAGGTCTAAATACTTGTTGtgacatattttaatttttttattgctctACCTGATCCTTCCAAATGAAAGTGTAGAAATAAATCAAGAAGACATCAATTTTTTGCATTGTTGCTGATCTGTAGCCCTGAAAGAAATGTTTGGGTTTGTAACTACTAGTTCTGTGGTTTACATATCCAGACTTTTTATGGTTGGTTTTGactttttttgtgtattttcagaTGGTGAACTGAACGTTCTGGATGACATTTTGACTGATGCTCCTGACCAGGATGATGAGTTGTATAACCCTGACAGTGAGCAAgacaaaagtgagaaaaagggTATGTGACTTTGGTAGTGGTTGTTCTGCAGGAACATAAGTGGTAAAAATGTCTGTCTTATTTCAGTTAGTCTTTGAAGTAGTGGATTTTATAACTTGATTCAAAGAGTGAATGAGTTCCAAAAGTCTTTATTTCATGGACATGTACTTTTTCACCTGACCCTCCAAGCAAACAGTCAGATCCATTTCCTCAAGAGAGTTGCTGAGTCTGGCTTGTTCTGAATTCATTTGCTGTTAGAAAATGATTGTCCTTTTTGGCTCAGTGAAGTGAGATGGAAGTGGAGCAAAGGGGTTGCAAAGTCTGATTTCAGTTCAGTTCTTTATTTGCCTTTAGGCCAATCCCCTAAGCATTTAAATTAGGATTTCCAAGTGTAAAATCTGAGAAACACCATACATCTTGGAagtaaaatacatgttttaGAACATGAGCTGTTCCTAAGAAGCAGTTTTTAGTGTTGCTGCAAAGCCTACAACTGGAAGATGTTCCCTATGACTGCAGCAAGGTAATTACCTAAAATAGAGGACGTAGAAGCCTCTGtacaggttttgttttgatatCGGAAATAACACTGAACTtgatatttctttctatttaaggatcaaaaagaaaatctgacaggatggaaaatgctgaaagcaAGAGGCAAAAACCTTCTGTGCATTCCTCGAGGCAGATGATGCCAAAGCCTCCCAGTTCATCAGTTAGCAATAACAAGAGAATAGTGAGCACGAAGGGAAAGCTGGTGTCAGAGTACAAGACTGAGGAGTACCAGAGGTCTGACAGAAACAAGCGCCCAGATGGCGATCGGAAGATGCGAATGTCAAGCAGTTCCCGGGAACCTTATAAAGGACAACCAGAAAAATCTTACATGAGGAAGAGGGATATTGACAGAAGGGCAAAGTCTTCTACACCGGACGGTTCAGAGGTATTAAGTATTCTTGCTGCCTtataaataaagcaattttatgAGACTTTTGTAAGGCACGTTCTCTTAGGACTGTGTGTGCATCCTGACAATGTTATATGACTGCTGattcactttttctttaaacatcAGAGAATCAGGCATGATGTGGATAGAAGACCAAGCAGATCTAGTCATTCTTCTAAAGAAGAGGTGAACTCTGAGGAATATTGTTCAGATCACGAGACTGGCAGTAGTGGTTCCTCTGAACAAGGCAACACAGAGAATGAGGAGGAAGGaatggaagaagaggaagatgatgaaggggaggaggatgaggaggtggAAGAAGATGgggaggaagatgaagaagagtATGAACAGGATGAGAGGGatcagaaggaaggaaatgacTATGACACACGGAGTGAAGCCAGCGATTCTGATTCTGAATCTGCCTCTTTCACAGATGGGTCAGTCAGATCTGGGTCTGGTTCAGATGCATCAGGTAGGCAGCATCTTCCATGCTAATGTGAAATACCTTGCCACTGAACGTTTGACTGCTTTGAAAAATAACCACTTCCTGACCACGTCAAAAGTAAGCCGTGGTAGCAGAAGTCAGGAAGATGTTAATTATGAAATACCATAGGCAAGGAAAAAATGTACTGGAAAGCGGTAAAACAAAACTGTGACTATCCAGATTACTGTGTTGAGGATTCATTGTATTCTTGACTGCTTTGGCCTTGCTGTTCAATGCTTTGTAACACTAAAATTAGTACTTTCTTGGGTATCTAATGGCTTAGTTTTCCACACGGTTAATTTTAATTCAGCGTTGAGCTGTTTGGTGTCCATCTACATGAGTGACCAGGTAGACTGGTGTAGTAAAACATTAGGTCCCTGGGGAAGGATAGCTGAATCTTAAGTATTGTCTATGCTCAGCATAGGAAATCTAAACCTAAGTTGAAATTATTAGGGCAAATTTAGAATGGAATAAATGTTTTAAGCAGAAACTAGAAGCAATCGGTTtgtatttgtatattttaagtGGTCCTAACTTGCAGATGTGAAGTGCTAATGACGTAAATACTTCTGGGTTTGGCTGTTcgttgtttgttttttctaggAAAGCAGCTTGCAATCCTGTTAAGATTCCTATTGTGTATCTTCCTTGTCTGAAGTCTCCATAGGTGGTCATCCTGCTTAACATGCTGCCTCTTttagctcagctctgctgtatGGAATTAGAGACAGCAAGGTGTAACCTAAAGACAAGTGAAGCTGTAATAACTGTCCTAAAAAACTCTGTGGTATAATGTAACACTTTCTTAAGAGTGGAAATAATTGCCTGTGTGCCACAGTGTTTTTGTTTCCCTGTCTCTTACTGTTTTTGAGCTCTGAGCAAATGAGCTCATATCACTATTGCTACACAGTTTGTGCTAGATGTTGCACGTTTAGGTGAAGGCTGGAAAGAAATGCTAACCCACCCTTACTAAAAATATAACAATAATAAATTCTGTCTCTAAACATTGCACAGATTTAATAGATTTGTGCCAATCATCTTCCTTTTGTGAATGAAAAGCTTGAGTAACTAGCATTTGCTTCTTCTGTGCATGATAGTTTTGTGGCAACAACCACAATTTTAATGTGCAAGCCAAATGGTAACTTCACTTTTACTGATGCTATTTTCCTGTCTCATTACTTTTTAATCTCAACTTTGCCTGTGTTTAAAgtatggcttttattttttatggtttCTTTTAGAcgagaaaaagaaggagaggaagagagctAGAGGTATCTCTCCAATTGTTTTTGACAGAAGTGGGAGTTCTGCATCAGAATCATATGCAGGTATTCTTCCCTTTTGTTGCTTGTCATTGTGACTTGCATCAAATCTTAATGTGTAAcctaaaataaatgtaactgGCTGTAGAGATTTATAGGGTCTGTAGCTTTGTATAATTTGGTATTGACTTCTGGCATGTTGTGTGCGGATACCTTTGGGGGGAAGTAGGCTTTCTTGTTACTTTAATGCTATTCTGTTGCTTAAGTggaaatttcactttttttttattttttttaaacttggaaGATGATGATTCAGTGACTAGTTTTCTGAGTAGGAAATTgttcaaatattatttaaaaaaaaaacaaacccaaatcaaacaacccaaaactgaaacaaaaaaaaccaacaaaacaaaacactcgTGCACATTGAATagtattttttgtgtgtgtgggtgcGCGCCAGAAAGCATAATTTGTCATGAATGAAAATTGTATGGGACAAGGCTGTAGAAATTGTATATTATCTCTATTAAGGCTCAATCTGAACAAATGTACTTTGGCTAAACACAGGTTCAGAAAAGAAGCATGAGAAATTATCATCTTCCGTTCGTGCTGTCCAAAAAGGTAtcatttaaatttgaatttttaatgcaTGCCCCATAGCAAGCCATTGTCTCTGTTGATTAAATTACCTGTAAGTAGTGATGTTCTGATATAAATCAATTTAAGCACGTCATTGTTCTGAGCATGATAATTGAATCTTGAGCTACTTTTGCATGTTTTGAGAGCGATATGCAAAAAGTTCAGTCACTGTGCTCTTTGCAGAGGCagcaaatttaaaaaggaagtgCTTAAAGCTGCAAAGAGGAACAGCATTCACCATTCTCTATTGAACAGTTTGTGCTTGTTACGAGTGTTACCCATCATTTATGCAAAGATCCTTAAGCAAGGAAATAAGTCCTACATATCGGAACATCACTGAATcatgctgattttattttacttttttctttacttgGATATCTgagttttggtttggtttcccCTGGCATtttgtgctctgcagctttgACTTTAAGTTGGGTGGTTGACTGTGATAAAACATAGATAGGAAATGGGTGGGATACTGTGTATTTTGAAGGAAGCAAGCAACTATCTGTACTCAAAGCAACCTGTTTGGTAAGTATTTACAGTTCAGCTTATTTgatactttgttttcttttcagaccAAACAAGCAAACTTAAATACATTCTCCAAGATGCAAGATTCTTTCTCATCAAGAGTAATAACCATGAAAATGTATCACTTGCTAAGGCAAAGGTATGTTATATTTTCTTCAAACTCAGCCCTTTGTCTGTTTTCAGACACACTCACCTCAGTTTGGGAGAGTGTGTAGTTGGATGCGTTTTCTTCATTGCTTGGATCCCAGTGGATGCAGCAACAAAGCTGCTGTGCCTTTGTTCTTTGGCTTCCAGGGTAACCTAGAAAAGGTCCTGACCACTGGCCATTTATCTTGGCAAGAATGGGCTTAAAAGGGGCCTTAGGGTCTGTTTGATAACATCCTAAGCCAGGCTCTGTCAGAATACTGGGGTGGTATTTTCTCCCTCCATCAGCACCTCTGTTCCTGTTGCTGTACTCTGAGAAGGTTCAGAAGGTTGTGTGGCTTTTTTCTAATGCTACATGAGTAGTTTTGATCAGGTGATTCAGGATCTGAAGCCTTACTGTGGAAATGTatgcctggcagtgctggtgtgagTGAGTTCTTTGGGGGGGATTCCAGAACACCAGATTCCAGCTGTTGAGGAATTGCACTAGGTGTCCATTGCACCACTCTGGTGGTTTTGTATTGGCATGTGTTCTTTGGAACAGGTCAGAGAGAAAATACTTGATTTGCTGTTACACAATATACATAGAGTAGGTGATTCTGTTAATGAAGATTTTCTAAATTAGGATGAAAGTAGCATCAAAATGATTAAACAAATCTCAGAGTCCTGGGCATGTTTGGTTCTCACCTCTCCTTCCACCTTTGAAGGTGCAGTGAACACTATTCTGACTGGTGACTCTGTAAAGCAGTCTGTCCTTTTTTGTGCATCATCCACATATGGAGCTGCAGTAGTATCCTTGTTCCTGAAGTTATTGAAATGGATGCTTTGTTTCTCAGTGTAGAGGCATCAGTGCTTTGATGTTGGACTTTCATCAAACTCACTTTTGTGGTGCCAGTGTAATAGGTTGTTGAGTTCACAGCAGGGCTTTACAAGCAACCAAAAGCCATGTAATCTGACTGAAAGCTAGCAAAAACCCCAGATATTCTCTGGTGGCTATAGTGAATTACCAGAACCAGACAAATACTGGTCTGAGTTCAGAGTAGAGCATAAATACTTACCTGCACTAAAAAAATGCAAGGGAAGGAATGTTGACTTTGGTATGTATAGCCTATTCTGAGGCTGAAGCTTGTTTACCCAGAAAATGGATGGAGGAGTAATTCAATAAATTGTTATTCTATATCAGTTCAGCTGGCACCTTAAAACAGGTTGGGTTTTATTGTGTGGCTGCATAACAGCTGGCGAAATGGAAAAGATAATATTTAGTAGTAGGAGGAGATGTGTAGGGCTAAACAAAGTGATTTGAGTTGTCTTGCCATTTCAAATTGTTACTTTGGTGTCCTTCATGTTGCTGGCAtttcactgaaagaattttaaagtcTGCAGACTGTCTTCAGCAACTCTGCAGTACTATAGTCAAGTCTACCTGCCCACCTTTTAGTAGTATTCTGTTGGTTTTTCATAATTCCTGTGTGTTATATAATACATAAATTCCTTAAGTCACTTGAAACATATGTGAAAACTTTCACCCTTGCTATTTTTCAGTTAGCTGCCCATCATTATAATTACAATGGACGTCTTGTAGATGATCTAAATGCATCTTCAGTGTTCAAAAAAAGGTTGAAAAGCCagtgttttaaaagttttagtACAAGGCAGGCTAAAATACTTCTTGATGGAAATTAATTTAgcaatatgtttttctttctattatCTTCTACTCCAGTACAATATTTTGGTCTTGTTTTCTTCATCTACATTACATATTTATGCTCACTAAATCATTTGAGATTAACTGTTATGTTTTGGTGATGGGGTgggtgtttttctgttttaggGAGTATGGTCAACACTTCCAGTGAATGAAAAAAAGCTTAATGCTGCATTTAGATCAGCAAGGAGTgttattttgatattttctgtAAGAGAGAGTGGCAAATTCCAAGGTAAGGAAAAGTGAGCTATTTTCAAGGTGAGTCAAAGTGAGTTCTATACTCAAGAACCTTTCTGTTGTATCTTTGTTACAATTCATACAAAATCCTTCAGGGTTTGCAAGATTATCTTCAGAGTCCCATCATGGAGGATCACCTATACATtgggtgctgcctgcaggaatgAATGCAAAAATGTTGGGAGGTGTCTTTAAAATTGACTGGATTTGCAGGTAACCAATTGTGCATTTATGTTGCTGTTAGTAACAAGGCGTTATAATATAACTTTTGCGTATTACTCAAGTGCCAACAGCATCCTTCGGAAACTTGATTCAACCAGAGCTCTGTCCTCACTGCTCACTTGAATAGACAGCTATGGATGAAAAAGATTTGTCCTTAcgttaatttttttttctgttttgatctgactgaacaaagaaaatactACTGTTCTGAAACAACATACAAAGTAGTGCAAGTATTGCATAATGTACAGGTTGTGAGCAGTATGTTCTtacagaaaagattttaaatctcttattaaggaaaaaagttaCAGCAGTCCCGTGAAACACATTGCATGGCTGTACAAGTACTTTGGACTGCCAGAAAGACTGAATAGAGGAAAAGTGAGACTTTGAAttagagaaaaatctgtgttgGAAAGGTACTCTTGAAGCTACTGACTCCCACCTCCACTCAAAGCGCTTCTAGCTTCATAGTTAGGTCAGTGCTCAGGGATTTAAGTATGTGCCAAGAGCTACCACATGAACAGACCTGGTCAATGTATTCGGATGGTGAGATAATAAACAAGCACAATCTCAATATTGCATGAAGACCAAAATACTCTCTTTTAAAGGAGGGCCTGTCATAGTAAGAACTATATTAGTTACTACTGGAGTAAGTCCAAGTGAAATCTTCAGTTACTAATATATAGACCATAAGAATATGTTCAGAGACTTAACAGTACAAAGAATAACAGGATTATTTTATATGTAATCTCCTGCTGTATACATTTTTAGTTCTGTTCTTAataaaaactgaggcaaaacTATAAATGGTGCCACTTGATATTTAGGCGGGAATTGCC
The window above is part of the Molothrus ater isolate BHLD 08-10-18 breed brown headed cowbird chromosome 4, BPBGC_Mater_1.1, whole genome shotgun sequence genome. Proteins encoded here:
- the YTHDC1 gene encoding YTH domain-containing protein 1 isoform X1 translates to MATDGREEKDGELNVLDDILTDAPDQDDELYNPDSEQDKSEKKGSKRKSDRMENAESKRQKPSVHSSRQMMPKPPSSSVSNNKRIVSTKGKLVSEYKTEEYQRSDRNKRPDGDRKMRMSSSSREPYKGQPEKSYMRKRDIDRRAKSSTPDGSERIRHDVDRRPSRSSHSSKEEVNSEEYCSDHETGSSGSSEQGNTENEEEGMEEEEDDEGEEDEEVEEDGEEDEEEYEQDERDQKEGNDYDTRSEASDSDSESASFTDGSVRSGSGSDASDEKKKERKRARGISPIVFDRSGSSASESYAGSEKKHEKLSSSVRAVQKDQTSKLKYILQDARFFLIKSNNHENVSLAKAKGVWSTLPVNEKKLNAAFRSARSVILIFSVRESGKFQGFARLSSESHHGGSPIHWVLPAGMNAKMLGGVFKIDWICRRELPFTKSAHLTNPWNEHKPVKIGRDGQEIEPECGTQLCLLFPPDESIDLYQVIHKMRHKRRMHSQPRSRGRPSRRDPVRDVGRRRPEDYDIHNSRKKPRIDYPPEFHQRPGYIKDPRYPEVDRRFSGVRRDVFLNGSYNDYVREFHNMGPPPPWQGMPPYPGMEQPPHHPYYQHHAPPPQAHPPYSGHHPVPHEARYRDKRVHDYDMRVDDFLRRTQAVVSGRRSRPRERDRERERDRPRDNRRDRERDRGRDRERERERICDRDRDRGERVSYGSMGECCYQVCKY
- the YTHDC1 gene encoding YTH domain-containing protein 1 isoform X3, with amino-acid sequence MATDGREEKDGELNVLDDILTDAPDQDDELYNPDSEQDKSEKKGSKRKSDRMENAESKRQKPSVHSSRQMMPKPPSSSVSNNKRIVSTKGKLVSEYKTEEYQRSDRNKRPDGDRKMRMSSSSREPYKGQPEKSYMRKRDIDRRAKSSTPDGSERIRHDVDRRPSRSSHSSKEEVNSEEYCSDHETGSSGSSEQGNTENEEEGMEEEEDDEGEEDEEVEEDGEEDEEEYEQDERDQKEGNDYDTRSEASDSDSESASFTDGSVRSGSGSDASDEKKKERKRARGISPIVFDRSGSSASESYADQTSKLKYILQDARFFLIKSNNHENVSLAKAKGVWSTLPVNEKKLNAAFRSARSVILIFSVRESGKFQGFARLSSESHHGGSPIHWVLPAGMNAKMLGGVFKIDWICRRELPFTKSAHLTNPWNEHKPVKIGRDGQEIEPECGTQLCLLFPPDESIDLYQVIHKMRHKRRMHSQPRSRGRPSRRDPVRDVGRRRPEDYDIHNSRKKPRIDYPPEFHQRPGYIKDPRYPEVDRRFSGVRRDVFLNGSYNDYVREFHNMGPPPPWQGMPPYPGMEQPPHHPYYQHHAPPPQAHPPYSGHHPVPHEARYRDKRVHDYDMRVDDFLRRTQAVVSGRRSRPRERDRERERDRPRDNRRDRERDRGRDRERERERICDRDRDRGERVSYGSMGECCYQVCKY
- the YTHDC1 gene encoding YTH domain-containing protein 1 isoform X2: MATDGREEKDGELNVLDDILTDAPDQDDELYNPDSEQDKSEKKGSKRKSDRMENAESKRQKPSVHSSRQMMPKPPSSSVSNNKRIVSTKGKLVSEYKTEEYQRSDRNKRPDGDRKMRMSSSSREPYKGQPEKSYMRKRDIDRRAKSSTPDGSERIRHDVDRRPSRSSHSSKEEVNSEEYCSDHETGSSGSSEQGNTENEEEGMEEEEDDEGEEDEEVEEDGEEDEEEYEQDERDQKEGNDYDTRSEASDSDSESASFTDGSVRSGSGSDASDEKKKERKRARGISPIVFDRSGSSASESYAGSEKKHEKLSSSVRAVQKDQTSKLKYILQDARFFLIKSNNHENVSLAKAKGVWSTLPVNEKKLNAAFRSARSVILIFSVRESGKFQGFARLSSESHHGGSPIHWVLPAGMNAKMLGGVFKIDWICRRELPFTKSAHLTNPWNEHKPVKIGRDGQEIEPECGTQLCLLFPPDESIDLYQVIHKMRHKRRMHSQPRSRGRPSRRDPVRDVGRRRPEDYDIHNSRKKPRIDYPPEFHQRPGYIKDPRYPEVDRRFSGVRRDVFLNGSYNDYVREFHNMGPPPPWQGMPPYPGMEQPPHHPYYQHHAPPPQAHPPYSGHHPVPHEARYRDKRVHDYDMRVDDFLRRTQAVVSGRRSRPRERDRERERDRPRDNRRDRERDRGRDRERERERICDRDRDRGERGRYRR